Proteins from one Candidatus Desulfovibrio trichonymphae genomic window:
- the nifS gene encoding cysteine desulfurase NifS, whose product MKTVYLDNNATTAVDPEVLDAMLPYLRDLYGNPSSMHTFGGQVGDAVETARARLAALLGASPKEIIFTSCGSESDNTAVWSALRTQPEKRHLITTRVEHPAVLNVAQYWEQQGYSVTYLSVDAKGRLDLDEYARALTDDTALVSIMFANNEVGNIYPIQCMAETAKERGVLFHTDAVQAVGKMPIDLSHLPVDMLSLSGHKIHAPKGIGALYVRKGVRFRPFLRGGHQELGRRAGTENVPCIAGIGMAAKLAGEHIQDERVYVAQLRDKLENGIIARVPDCMVNGDPENRLPNTSNIAFKNVEGEAILLMLDQLGICASSGSACTSGSLEPSHVLRSIGVPFNYAHGSVRLSLSHYTTEEEVDYVIEHLPGVIETLRAISPFKD is encoded by the coding sequence ATGAAAACCGTTTACCTGGACAATAACGCCACAACGGCCGTGGATCCGGAAGTGCTTGACGCCATGCTTCCCTATCTGCGCGATCTGTACGGCAACCCCTCAAGCATGCACACTTTCGGCGGTCAGGTGGGCGATGCGGTGGAAACAGCACGAGCGCGTCTGGCCGCGCTTTTGGGCGCGAGCCCTAAGGAAATCATCTTCACCTCCTGCGGTTCGGAAAGCGACAACACTGCTGTATGGTCCGCATTGCGGACACAACCGGAAAAACGCCATCTGATCACCACGCGGGTGGAACACCCCGCTGTTCTCAATGTCGCGCAGTACTGGGAACAGCAAGGCTATAGCGTCACCTATTTGAGCGTTGACGCCAAGGGCCGCCTTGATCTGGACGAATACGCGCGGGCATTGACCGATGACACGGCTCTGGTCTCCATCATGTTTGCAAACAATGAGGTGGGCAATATCTACCCCATTCAGTGCATGGCCGAAACGGCCAAGGAACGCGGCGTGCTGTTTCACACAGACGCCGTGCAGGCTGTGGGAAAAATGCCTATTGATCTGTCACATCTGCCGGTAGACATGCTCTCGCTTTCCGGACATAAAATCCACGCCCCCAAGGGCATAGGCGCACTCTATGTGCGCAAGGGCGTACGTTTCAGACCTTTCTTGCGCGGAGGACATCAGGAACTCGGGCGCCGCGCCGGCACAGAAAATGTGCCCTGTATCGCGGGGATCGGCATGGCCGCAAAACTGGCCGGGGAACATATACAGGATGAACGTGTGTATGTGGCACAACTGCGCGACAAACTGGAAAACGGCATTATTGCGCGCGTTCCCGACTGCATGGTCAACGGCGATCCGGAAAACCGCCTGCCCAACACCAGCAACATAGCCTTTAAAAATGTGGAAGGCGAAGCCATATTACTGATGCTCGACCAACTCGGCATCTGCGCCAGTTCCGGCTCTGCCTGCACCTCCGGCAGTCTTGAACCGTCGCACGTGCTGCGATCCATAGGCGTGCCCTTCAATTACGCGCACGGTTCTGTGCGCCTTTCACTCTCACACTATACCACCGAAGAAGAAGTGGACTATGTTATTGAACACCTGCCCGGCGTTATAGAAACATTGCGGGCCATATCTCCGTTCAAGGACTAG
- the hmcC gene encoding sulfate respiration complex protein HmcC has translation MAHHDIVIPTKDRLFHFGEFSLRTTGNKITAVILAVGLILTIIRFTQGIGSVSNLSDTQPWGLWIGFDLLCGVCLAAGGYFTTVACYVMGMKHFHSAVRPAVTTAFLGYGFVVVALLYDLGHPLRLPYMFFFPGTTSVLFEVGLCVATYVTVLFVEFSVAPCEWLAAKFPFLLKWRKLVNATNILLTIFGVTLSTLHQSSLGALYLIAPAKLHPLWYSSFIPMFFFVSSMIAGGSMVIFEGMFAHKGVHYYMDATHMKEADEIVFSFAKAEAFIMFAYFMIKLIDMLVQANFPYLFSGYGFWWIVEMFGFVLFPALVYAKGARTRDISQCRFAAVVAVAGIVLNRFNVSMIAFNYALPSSERYVPSIWEICISMFVVTMIVTAYRFIVYHMPVLYEHPDFKDAH, from the coding sequence ATGGCACACCACGACATTGTCATTCCTACAAAAGACAGGCTCTTCCACTTCGGCGAGTTTTCATTGCGCACGACGGGCAACAAAATAACCGCCGTCATACTGGCGGTCGGCCTGATTCTGACCATCATACGTTTTACCCAGGGCATCGGCTCGGTTTCCAACCTTTCCGACACCCAGCCTTGGGGCTTGTGGATAGGCTTTGACCTGCTCTGCGGCGTCTGTCTGGCGGCCGGCGGGTATTTTACCACTGTGGCCTGCTACGTCATGGGCATGAAGCATTTCCACTCCGCCGTACGCCCGGCCGTGACAACGGCCTTTCTGGGCTATGGCTTTGTGGTGGTGGCGCTTCTGTATGACCTCGGCCATCCGCTACGCCTGCCCTATATGTTCTTCTTTCCCGGCACCACGTCCGTTCTTTTTGAAGTCGGCCTGTGCGTCGCCACCTATGTCACTGTGCTCTTTGTGGAATTTTCTGTGGCGCCCTGCGAATGGCTGGCGGCAAAATTCCCTTTTCTGCTCAAATGGCGCAAGCTGGTGAACGCCACCAACATTCTGCTGACAATCTTCGGCGTCACACTGTCCACCCTGCATCAGTCCTCGCTGGGGGCGCTCTATCTCATCGCGCCGGCAAAACTGCACCCGCTCTGGTATTCGTCCTTCATTCCCATGTTCTTCTTTGTCAGCTCCATGATAGCGGGTGGGTCGATGGTTATTTTTGAAGGCATGTTCGCCCACAAGGGCGTGCACTACTATATGGACGCCACCCACATGAAGGAAGCTGACGAAATCGTCTTCAGCTTTGCCAAGGCCGAGGCATTCATTATGTTCGCCTACTTCATGATCAAGCTGATCGACATGCTCGTGCAGGCCAACTTTCCCTATCTTTTCTCAGGGTACGGGTTCTGGTGGATTGTGGAAATGTTCGGCTTCGTGCTCTTCCCGGCCCTCGTCTACGCCAAAGGCGCACGCACGCGCGACATTTCCCAATGCCGTTTCGCGGCGGTTGTTGCGGTGGCGGGTATTGTGCTCAACCGATTCAACGTCTCCATGATCGCCTTCAATTATGCCCTGCCGTCATCCGAGCGCTACGTCCCGAGCATATGGGAAATTTGCATTTCCATGTTCGTGGTGACCATGATTGTGACGGCTTATCGCTTTATTGTGTACCACATGCCCGTTCTGTACGAACACCCCGATTTCAAGGATGCCCACTAG
- the hmcB gene encoding sulfate respiration complex iron-sulfur protein HmcB produces MNRRKFLTILGSAGVASALSTARVANASGGTPTWPYYENSYGVLHDTTRCIGCRRCEEGCNKVNGLPKPKKPFSDLSVTETRRRTSAYEWTVVNKYEVNGKPVFRKQQCFHCNDPACASACFAKCFQKQPDGSVTYDGSQCVGCRYCMIACPFYAPGFQYDEAWDPLVQKCTFCEPRMKEGKLPGCIEACPIDALTFGRRSDLIKIARVRMHENPGKYADYIYGEWDAGGTAWMVLAPSVEAAAASGHEFADLGLDTHLGNRPIGELTYGALSAVPMIVAFWPVLFGGAYAMTKRREVMHNAEQEAIVREAGEDVAAAVDAAVRKIEETQGRSAADTARTAMADALKAREAACAQCGHAVEDK; encoded by the coding sequence ATGAACCGCAGAAAATTTTTGACTATTCTGGGCAGCGCCGGCGTGGCTTCGGCGTTGAGCACGGCCCGCGTGGCCAACGCCTCCGGCGGCACACCCACCTGGCCCTATTATGAAAACAGCTACGGTGTGTTGCACGACACTACCCGCTGCATCGGCTGCCGCCGCTGCGAAGAGGGCTGCAATAAGGTCAATGGCCTGCCCAAGCCAAAAAAGCCCTTCAGCGACCTTTCCGTTACGGAAACGCGCCGCCGCACCTCGGCCTATGAATGGACGGTTGTCAACAAGTATGAAGTGAACGGCAAGCCGGTGTTTCGCAAGCAGCAGTGTTTCCACTGCAATGACCCGGCCTGCGCTTCCGCCTGTTTTGCCAAGTGCTTTCAGAAGCAGCCCGACGGCAGCGTGACCTATGACGGCTCGCAGTGTGTAGGCTGCAGGTACTGCATGATAGCCTGCCCCTTCTATGCGCCGGGCTTCCAGTACGACGAGGCGTGGGATCCTCTAGTGCAGAAGTGCACCTTCTGCGAGCCGCGTATGAAAGAAGGCAAGCTCCCCGGCTGCATTGAGGCCTGCCCCATAGACGCGCTGACCTTCGGCCGGCGTAGCGACCTCATCAAGATTGCGCGCGTGCGTATGCATGAAAACCCCGGCAAATACGCCGATTACATCTACGGCGAATGGGACGCGGGCGGCACCGCATGGATGGTGTTGGCCCCCTCGGTCGAAGCTGCTGCGGCCTCCGGGCATGAATTTGCTGATCTGGGGCTTGACACACATCTCGGCAACAGGCCCATAGGCGAGCTGACGTACGGCGCCCTCAGCGCTGTGCCGATGATTGTGGCTTTCTGGCCTGTGCTCTTCGGCGGGGCCTACGCCATGACAAAACGCCGTGAAGTCATGCACAATGCCGAGCAGGAGGCTATCGTCAGGGAGGCCGGGGAAGACGTGGCCGCCGCTGTAGACGCTGCCGTGCGCAAAATTGAAGAAACCCAGGGCCGGAGCGCGGCAGACACGGCCCGCACGGCCATGGCCGACGCACTGAAAGCCAGGGAAGCGGCCTGTGCGCAGTGCGGGCATGCGGTGGAGGATAAATAA
- a CDS encoding nine-heme cytochrome c yields the protein MRNGTPLLLLAATALACVACLTTWGAGTAPAASPEATDSGAPSAMVIFPVGAKPNFEGTAMKPVLFNHLVHEKKIENCESCHHTGEPAACTSCHTVEGTPDGKFVTLERAMHADRPAKREQGNTPQSCVSCHTEQLARRECAGCHALVKPARNEAWCKTCHNVTSNMTKNDMHQGAAGKLASERNEALAAETVLDRRDVSHLTPTDGPYKVKIDAVAEKYEPSLFTHRRHVNSLMERIKDDKLAKAFHTSPETLCSVCHHKSPLSAAPPKCASCHSPRIDPGHPERPQLKAAYHLQCMGCHTGMKVGRPLNTSCTTCHKERAPQSADQLGGTK from the coding sequence ATGAGGAATGGCACACCACTGCTTCTGCTGGCGGCGACAGCCCTGGCCTGCGTTGCGTGTCTAACGACATGGGGGGCGGGGACAGCGCCAGCGGCCTCCCCGGAAGCCACTGACAGCGGCGCGCCTTCGGCCATGGTTATCTTTCCTGTCGGCGCAAAGCCCAACTTCGAGGGCACCGCGATGAAACCCGTGCTTTTCAACCATCTCGTTCATGAGAAAAAAATTGAAAACTGTGAATCCTGCCACCACACCGGCGAGCCGGCCGCCTGTACATCCTGTCATACGGTGGAAGGCACGCCCGACGGCAAGTTCGTCACCCTGGAAAGGGCCATGCACGCCGACAGGCCGGCAAAGCGCGAGCAGGGCAACACGCCGCAAAGCTGCGTGAGCTGTCACACAGAGCAGCTTGCGCGGCGGGAATGCGCCGGCTGCCACGCTCTTGTCAAGCCCGCGCGCAACGAGGCATGGTGCAAGACATGCCACAACGTGACGTCGAACATGACCAAGAACGACATGCATCAGGGCGCCGCCGGCAAACTGGCTTCCGAGAGAAATGAGGCTCTGGCGGCCGAGACGGTGCTCGACCGCAGGGACGTGAGCCACCTCACGCCCACGGACGGTCCCTACAAGGTCAAAATAGATGCCGTGGCCGAAAAATACGAGCCCAGCCTCTTCACCCACCGCCGCCATGTGAACTCGCTCATGGAGCGCATCAAGGACGACAAGCTGGCAAAGGCCTTTCACACCTCTCCGGAGACGCTGTGCTCGGTCTGCCACCACAAAAGCCCTCTCTCGGCCGCCCCGCCCAAGTGCGCAAGCTGCCACTCCCCGCGCATTGACCCTGGGCATCCCGAGCGTCCGCAGCTCAAGGCCGCATACCATCTGCAATGCATGGGCTGCCACACGGGCATGAAGGTCGGACGTCCCCTGAACACTTCGTGCACCACCTGCCATAAGGAACGTGCCCCGCAGAGCGCTGACCAGCTCGGAGGAACGAAATGA
- the truA gene encoding tRNA pseudouridine(38-40) synthase TruA: protein MRLKLLLAYVGSHYSGWQIQEKPNQPPTIQGELEAAFHTLVGGPVRVHGAGRTDAGVHARGQVAHCDVPEARAGLDWRRSLNALLPSEIRVLMAGPEAPDFHARNNVACKTYAYQFWQERSFIPPELAPFVWNCGPLNLNAIRRILPRLLGEHDFAGLQNTGTDIKNTRRTIFAATITELPQMEDYPQHKPLLRLSVTADGFLKQMVRNIAGLLVACGRGKLDQHSVTELLNVRDRQALPSVTAPAGGLALVRVEYAQPTPAVHTIKQ from the coding sequence ATGCGCCTCAAACTGCTGCTGGCCTATGTCGGTTCACACTACAGCGGCTGGCAGATACAGGAAAAACCGAACCAGCCGCCAACGATACAGGGCGAGTTGGAAGCGGCGTTCCACACCCTTGTCGGCGGCCCTGTGCGGGTGCACGGCGCCGGCCGCACCGATGCGGGTGTGCACGCCCGCGGTCAGGTCGCGCACTGTGACGTGCCCGAGGCCAGAGCCGGGCTTGACTGGCGCCGCAGCCTCAATGCCCTGCTGCCGTCTGAAATCCGTGTGCTCATGGCCGGGCCGGAGGCACCTGATTTTCACGCCCGCAACAACGTCGCATGTAAAACGTATGCTTACCAGTTCTGGCAGGAAAGAAGCTTCATTCCGCCGGAACTCGCGCCTTTTGTCTGGAACTGCGGCCCCCTCAACCTCAACGCCATACGCCGGATACTGCCGCGCCTGCTCGGCGAACACGATTTCGCCGGTTTGCAAAACACCGGCACAGACATCAAAAACACGCGCCGCACGATCTTTGCCGCAACAATAACAGAATTGCCGCAAATGGAAGATTATCCACAGCACAAGCCCCTTTTGCGGCTTTCCGTAACGGCTGACGGGTTTCTCAAGCAAATGGTCCGCAATATAGCCGGATTGTTGGTTGCGTGCGGCCGGGGAAAGCTTGACCAACACTCGGTAACGGAGCTGCTCAATGTCCGAGATCGCCAGGCGTTGCCTTCAGTGACGGCGCCGGCCGGCGGGCTTGCCCTTGTACGCGTGGAATATGCGCAACCGACGCCGGCCGTTCACACCATAAAACAATAG
- a CDS encoding undecaprenyl-diphosphate phosphatase, with translation MDNLLTAFTLSIVEGLTEFLPVSSSGHLVLAGHLLNFIEARAATFVVVIQLGAILAVVVLYWKRFWGLVRPQPDMRFSGMRGIWFLMLTSLPACVLGLLLHPLIKCCLFKPSTVLIALVVGAVCMIWIERRKFRPTSTNLDEMTPRLALGIGCFQCLALWPGFSRSAATIMGGIFLGASRPLSAEYSFIAAVPIMVAATCFDLIKNLSLFSTADIPFFLVGLAGAFVSALLAVKVFVALVGRMSLLPFAAYRLLIAAVYCFMV, from the coding sequence ATGGACAATTTGCTCACAGCGTTTACTTTAAGCATTGTGGAAGGGCTGACAGAATTTTTGCCTGTTTCTTCTTCCGGCCATCTTGTTCTGGCCGGTCATCTGCTGAATTTTATTGAAGCGCGCGCGGCTACGTTTGTGGTAGTCATCCAGCTGGGGGCAATTCTTGCCGTCGTTGTTTTATACTGGAAGCGTTTTTGGGGGCTTGTCCGACCGCAGCCTGACATGCGTTTCTCCGGCATGCGCGGCATCTGGTTTTTGATGCTGACTTCACTGCCGGCGTGCGTGCTGGGTCTTTTGCTGCACCCGCTGATCAAGTGCTGTCTGTTTAAGCCCTCCACGGTGCTGATTGCCCTAGTGGTCGGGGCGGTCTGCATGATTTGGATCGAACGCCGCAAATTCAGACCGACCAGTACAAATCTAGATGAAATGACGCCCAGGCTTGCTCTCGGCATCGGCTGTTTTCAATGTCTGGCGCTCTGGCCGGGGTTTTCGCGTTCGGCAGCCACCATTATGGGGGGCATATTTTTGGGCGCAAGCCGGCCGTTGTCGGCGGAATATTCTTTTATCGCGGCCGTGCCGATTATGGTGGCGGCTACCTGTTTTGATCTGATCAAAAACCTGAGCCTTTTCAGCACGGCGGACATTCCATTTTTTCTGGTGGGTCTGGCTGGCGCCTTTGTTTCAGCGCTGCTGGCTGTCAAGGTTTTTGTGGCTCTGGTAGGGCGTATGAGCCTGCTGCCTTTTGCTGCGTACAGGCTGCTGATCGCGGCTGTCTATTGTTTTATGGTGTGA